In the genome of Mycobacterium kansasii ATCC 12478, one region contains:
- a CDS encoding Hsp70 family protein: MYDPLGLSIGTTNLVAASNRSTPVIRRAVLTLYPHCAPKIGVLGRNPDVTESGTLMSGFVERVGDSVALVSPDGSAHDPDLLTVEALDAMVVAADADASSSEIAIAVPAYWKPGTVQALRNALRTHVGFVRSGMAPQLVPDVIAAMTAANTELAIPAGAVVGLLDFGGSASYATLVETTSDFEPVSATLRYEDFSGEQIDQAILLHVIDRLGHDDIDQAGAAGVAQLGLLKERCREAKERLSTDAVTELAVELAGTSTTFRLTRDTLDDLIQDRLTGFIYAFDDMLARNKASWADLAAVVAVGGGASIPLVTQRLSFHTRLPVLTVSQPACAAAAGALLLAARGRELDFRTRTSVGLMARAAAASGTALIELPAGDVMVIDQDAVTDRELAWSQTDFPGDVPVRFEGDSYNEDGPCWSMRLNVIDPPKEPPWRRLRFSQLLIGFSAVVAMTAIGGVAFTLTGVERRQAPAVPSVVPVPAPSVSLRPSAAAPSPVKPPPSSVPVPSAAPAPTTVAPPPPPSPTLTASPPTSTLAPSPVVTTTTAPRLTTTSPRPTSTTSATPTTTAEPEDTTTEEAPTAPSTVKMTTEWLHVPLLPVPIPIQLPANQAPQNPAPQTQQPQGPQNPFASSGTP; the protein is encoded by the coding sequence ATGTACGACCCGCTGGGGTTGTCGATCGGGACCACGAACCTGGTTGCGGCATCTAACCGAAGCACTCCGGTCATCCGTCGCGCTGTGCTGACGCTGTACCCGCACTGCGCGCCGAAAATTGGTGTGCTCGGCCGCAACCCGGACGTGACCGAGTCCGGCACATTGATGAGTGGCTTTGTGGAACGCGTCGGCGACTCGGTTGCCCTGGTATCCCCGGACGGGTCGGCTCACGATCCGGACCTGCTGACGGTCGAGGCGCTGGACGCGATGGTGGTCGCCGCCGACGCGGACGCGAGTTCGTCGGAGATCGCGATCGCCGTCCCCGCTTACTGGAAACCCGGAACTGTCCAGGCGCTGCGCAACGCCCTGCGCACGCATGTCGGCTTCGTGCGTAGCGGTATGGCGCCGCAGCTTGTCCCCGACGTAATCGCCGCGATGACGGCGGCGAACACCGAACTGGCTATCCCGGCCGGTGCCGTGGTAGGTTTGCTCGATTTCGGCGGCTCCGCCTCGTACGCCACTTTGGTGGAGACCACGTCAGATTTCGAACCCGTAAGCGCCACACTGCGTTACGAGGATTTCTCCGGCGAACAGATCGACCAGGCGATACTGCTGCATGTCATCGACCGGCTCGGCCACGACGACATCGATCAGGCCGGCGCCGCCGGCGTCGCCCAACTCGGACTCCTAAAGGAACGGTGCCGAGAGGCCAAGGAGCGGTTATCCACCGACGCTGTCACGGAATTGGCTGTGGAGCTGGCCGGAACCAGCACTACGTTCCGGCTTACCCGGGACACGCTCGATGACCTGATCCAGGATCGGCTGACCGGTTTCATCTACGCGTTCGACGACATGCTGGCGCGCAACAAGGCGAGTTGGGCCGACCTGGCGGCGGTAGTCGCCGTCGGCGGTGGCGCCAGCATTCCGCTTGTCACTCAACGCCTTTCCTTTCACACCCGGCTCCCGGTGCTGACTGTTTCGCAGCCGGCCTGCGCGGCCGCAGCCGGCGCGCTGTTGCTGGCTGCCCGTGGACGAGAGCTGGACTTCCGCACTCGGACGTCCGTCGGATTGATGGCCAGGGCTGCGGCCGCGTCCGGTACCGCCCTGATCGAGCTGCCGGCCGGCGACGTGATGGTGATCGACCAGGATGCGGTGACCGATCGCGAGCTGGCCTGGTCGCAAACGGACTTCCCGGGCGACGTGCCGGTGCGGTTCGAGGGTGACTCGTACAACGAGGACGGCCCGTGCTGGTCGATGCGCTTGAACGTGATCGACCCGCCCAAAGAACCACCGTGGCGCCGGTTGCGGTTCTCTCAGCTGCTGATCGGGTTCTCCGCGGTGGTGGCGATGACCGCGATCGGCGGTGTGGCATTTACCTTGACCGGGGTCGAGCGGCGCCAGGCTCCCGCGGTGCCCAGTGTGGTGCCGGTGCCCGCGCCCTCAGTGTCGCTGCGGCCGAGCGCCGCGGCGCCCAGCCCGGTCAAGCCGCCGCCCAGCTCGGTGCCGGTGCCCAGCGCGGCACCGGCACCGACCACCGTCGCGCCGCCACCACCGCCATCACCGACGTTGACGGCGTCACCGCCGACGTCCACGCTGGCGCCGTCACCGGTGGTGACCACGACAACCGCGCCTCGGCTCACCACCACTAGTCCCCGGCCGACCAGCACCACCTCGGCGACGCCGACCACGACGGCCGAGCCCGAGGACACCACCACCGAGGAGGCACCGACCGCCCCCTCAACCGTGAAGATGACCACGGAGTGGTTGCATGTCCCGCTGCTGCCCGTGCCGATACCGATTCAGTTGCCGGCGAATCAGGCTCCGCAAAATCCGGCGCCGCAGACCCAGCAGCCTCAAGGGCCGCAAAATCCGTTCGCGAGTTCCGGCACCCCCTGA
- a CDS encoding DUF7159 family protein — MDIVLGVSMEPSAVRLVLIEGENADGATVEEESFEVAVSQDSVNSAAAAEAIAAIVGTRQGAAEGGYWLTSTGVTWIDPGGAGALRDELAARDIGSVMLVSPLLAAAALAQTVGAALDYQHIAMLFVEAGSATLAVVDVTDGSIVDLHRQSLGAHNAVSTELAPMVSGLDAAGSRADGVFLIGCGVDIVPVKPALEAATSLVVSVPEEPDMALARGAALASANAPLFVSSTAALAYALDPGTGEVNPRALTPTYLDVSAHADPGQGALAYSALDEDDDEIAPRRRPVKLVGSALAAAAALATGLLVISSDVRPMAAPQPSPPEGAVTVPTIQAQPETPPQAQLPAPSSAPAAPPPEAAPSPEAAPPPASSAPPPVVAQPPRTAVNAAPPPAPRRAPIRQAPVQAPAEQAPPPAAPATTPPAAPPPAPAPAPEAPPPSPIATMYLHVPFVTIPIPIYPPAPPPPPPEPGP, encoded by the coding sequence ATGGACATCGTACTTGGGGTATCAATGGAGCCCTCGGCGGTCCGCTTGGTGCTGATCGAAGGCGAAAACGCTGACGGTGCCACCGTCGAGGAAGAGAGCTTCGAGGTCGCCGTGTCGCAGGACTCGGTGAATTCGGCGGCGGCCGCCGAGGCGATTGCGGCCATTGTCGGCACCCGGCAGGGCGCGGCCGAAGGCGGCTACTGGTTGACATCGACCGGGGTGACGTGGATCGACCCCGGCGGCGCTGGTGCACTGCGTGACGAGCTTGCCGCCCGCGACATCGGAAGCGTCATGTTGGTCTCGCCGCTGCTCGCTGCGGCCGCCCTCGCACAGACCGTCGGCGCCGCGCTCGACTACCAGCACATCGCGATGCTGTTCGTCGAGGCCGGCAGTGCGACGCTGGCAGTCGTCGACGTCACCGACGGCTCGATCGTCGACCTGCATCGGCAGTCCCTTGGCGCCCACAACGCCGTGTCGACCGAACTGGCGCCGATGGTCTCCGGTCTCGACGCGGCGGGTTCGCGGGCCGACGGGGTGTTCCTGATCGGTTGCGGGGTCGACATCGTCCCGGTCAAACCCGCGCTCGAGGCCGCGACATCGCTGGTGGTGAGCGTCCCCGAGGAGCCCGACATGGCGCTGGCCCGTGGCGCGGCGCTGGCTTCGGCGAATGCGCCACTTTTCGTCTCGTCGACGGCCGCGCTGGCCTACGCGCTGGACCCGGGCACCGGCGAAGTGAACCCCCGCGCCCTGACCCCGACCTACCTGGATGTCAGTGCTCATGCCGACCCCGGGCAAGGCGCCCTGGCCTACAGCGCCCTCGACGAGGACGACGACGAGATCGCTCCGCGGCGCCGGCCGGTGAAGCTGGTAGGCAGTGCCCTGGCCGCAGCGGCGGCCCTCGCGACCGGGCTGCTGGTGATCTCGTCGGATGTGCGGCCGATGGCTGCCCCGCAGCCCAGCCCACCCGAGGGCGCCGTCACCGTGCCCACGATCCAAGCCCAGCCCGAGACACCGCCGCAGGCGCAGTTGCCTGCTCCCAGCTCTGCGCCGGCCGCGCCGCCGCCGGAGGCGGCCCCGTCACCGGAGGCGGCGCCGCCTCCGGCCTCGTCGGCGCCGCCTCCGGTGGTTGCCCAGCCGCCCCGAACGGCGGTCAATGCGGCACCGCCGCCGGCGCCCCGTCGCGCGCCGATCCGACAGGCACCGGTGCAGGCTCCCGCGGAGCAGGCCCCGCCACCGGCAGCGCCGGCGACCACGCCGCCGGCCGCGCCGCCGCCGGCGCCCGCGCCGGCGCCGGAGGCTCCCCCGCCCAGCCCGATCGCGACGATGTATCTGCACGTCCCGTTCGTCACCATCCCGATTCCGATCTACCCGCCGGCGCCTCCGCCGCCCCCGCCCGAGCCGGGGCCGTAG
- a CDS encoding DUF3060 domain-containing protein yields MNPEDDPEARIRQLEQPLADAARASELGSPQPPGGSAYQGYPPPGPVPPPPPMPPPYGSTYGSYDSYGYQSPFPGATPRSSSGNRLFWILAAVFVVVILGVVGGIVAFAGSHISRTLSTLTPTFPTISNPSGTVPPPSGSKTQTPTAGPATSPAPPPGGNLSVSGLNENKTLDCNDSVVEISGMSNTVVITGHCASLTVSGIENTVTVDAVDTIEASGINNKVTYHSGSPKVSKSGSGNVVQQG; encoded by the coding sequence ATGAATCCAGAGGACGACCCAGAAGCCCGGATCCGCCAGCTCGAGCAACCGCTGGCCGACGCGGCGCGCGCATCGGAGCTGGGCAGTCCGCAGCCGCCCGGCGGCTCCGCATACCAGGGCTACCCGCCGCCGGGCCCGGTGCCGCCGCCACCGCCGATGCCGCCTCCATACGGCTCGACGTATGGGTCCTATGACTCGTATGGCTATCAGTCGCCGTTTCCGGGGGCCACACCGCGATCGTCGTCGGGCAACCGCCTGTTCTGGATTTTGGCCGCGGTCTTCGTCGTCGTAATCCTGGGCGTGGTCGGCGGCATCGTCGCCTTTGCGGGAAGCCACATTTCACGCACGTTGTCCACCCTGACCCCCACCTTCCCGACGATCAGCAACCCATCCGGGACCGTCCCGCCGCCGTCGGGCAGCAAGACTCAAACACCGACGGCCGGTCCGGCGACGTCACCCGCGCCGCCGCCTGGCGGCAACCTCAGTGTCAGCGGCCTCAACGAAAACAAGACGCTCGACTGCAACGACAGCGTCGTCGAAATCAGCGGGATGTCCAACACGGTCGTCATCACCGGCCATTGCGCAAGCCTGACCGTCTCGGGAATCGAGAACACCGTCACCGTGGACGCCGTCGACACCATCGAGGCCTCCGGCATCAACAACAAGGTCACGTATCACTCGGGCTCGCCGAAGGTCAGCAAGTCCGGCAGCGGGAACGTCGTCCAGCAGGGCTGA
- a CDS encoding NADP-dependent oxidoreductase, with translation MPDLTNRQIVLRRRPTGLVQPDDTELITAPAPGPAPGEALLRTTYVGIDAAARTWLDDQPGYLPPVQLGEVIRAAGIGEVVETRCDAYAVGDVVTTLTGFQEYVIIRDDVFSTPIPGESDQLAIMSVYGPTGATAYFGMTDIGRPQPGETVVVSAAAGATGSVAGQIAKIAGARVVGIAGGPQKCRAVVEDFGFDACIDYQNEDLAAALKAHCPQRVDVYFDNVGGPILDAVLGRLAHKARVVLCGVISSYLTGEHPGPANYVNLLSKSALMQGFNTLEQWGRFDEAFAHLRQWEAEGRLKHRQTIFDGIESCVDALNGLFTGANIGKTLVKISEPSGA, from the coding sequence GTGCCGGACTTGACCAACCGCCAGATCGTGTTGCGTCGCCGCCCCACCGGGCTGGTCCAGCCCGATGACACCGAGCTGATCACCGCACCCGCGCCCGGGCCCGCGCCAGGCGAAGCACTGCTGCGCACCACCTATGTGGGGATCGACGCGGCCGCCCGAACCTGGCTGGACGACCAGCCCGGCTATCTTCCGCCGGTGCAGCTGGGCGAGGTCATCCGGGCGGCAGGAATCGGCGAGGTCGTCGAAACACGTTGCGACGCTTACGCTGTCGGCGACGTCGTAACCACGCTGACCGGCTTCCAGGAATATGTGATCATTCGCGACGACGTGTTCAGCACACCCATCCCTGGGGAGAGCGACCAGCTGGCGATCATGTCGGTATACGGCCCGACCGGAGCCACCGCCTACTTCGGGATGACCGACATCGGCCGGCCCCAGCCGGGCGAGACGGTGGTGGTGTCGGCGGCGGCGGGCGCCACCGGATCGGTGGCCGGGCAGATCGCCAAGATCGCCGGAGCGCGGGTGGTGGGCATCGCCGGCGGGCCGCAGAAGTGCCGGGCGGTGGTCGAAGACTTCGGATTCGACGCGTGCATCGACTACCAGAACGAGGACCTGGCCGCCGCCCTCAAAGCGCATTGCCCGCAGCGCGTCGACGTCTACTTCGACAACGTCGGCGGCCCCATCCTCGACGCGGTGCTGGGCCGGTTGGCCCACAAGGCGCGGGTGGTGCTGTGCGGTGTCATCTCCAGTTACTTGACCGGCGAGCACCCCGGCCCGGCCAACTACGTCAACCTGCTGTCCAAGAGCGCGCTCATGCAGGGGTTCAACACGCTCGAGCAGTGGGGTCGCTTCGACGAGGCTTTCGCCCACCTGCGCCAGTGGGAGGCCGAGGGGCGGCTCAAACACCGGCAGACCATTTTCGACGGCATCGAGTCGTGCGTCGACGCCCTCAACGGGCTGTTCACCGGGGCCAACATCGGCAAGACGCTGGTCAAGATCAGCGAACCGTCCGGGGCCTGA
- a CDS encoding glycoside hydrolase family 16 protein — MLMPEIDRRRLMMMAGFGALAAAIPAPTALAAPSPPGAPPSPAPLAPAAGATGVFLFHDEFDGPAGSAPNPSKWAVSSHRTPIRNPVGFDQPQFWGQYRDSRQNVFLDGNSNLVLRATRDGNSYFGGLVHGLWRGGIGTTWEARIKFNCLAPGMWPAWWLSNDDPGRSGEVDLIEWYGNGTWPSGTTVHANPDGTAFETCPIGVDDGWHNWRVTWNPSGMYFWLDYADGMQPYFTVAATGIENLDEPIREWPFNDPDYTMFPVLNLAVGGSGGGDPAAGIYPQEMLVDWVRVF; from the coding sequence ATGCTTATGCCCGAGATTGACCGTCGCCGACTGATGATGATGGCCGGGTTCGGCGCGCTGGCGGCCGCGATCCCCGCCCCCACAGCCCTGGCCGCCCCGTCCCCTCCAGGTGCGCCGCCGAGTCCGGCGCCGTTGGCCCCGGCCGCTGGGGCAACGGGCGTATTCCTCTTTCACGACGAGTTCGACGGCCCGGCCGGCTCGGCCCCCAATCCGTCGAAGTGGGCGGTGTCGAGCCACCGGACGCCGATCAGAAACCCCGTCGGGTTCGACCAGCCCCAATTTTGGGGACAGTACCGCGACAGCCGCCAGAACGTGTTCCTGGACGGCAACTCCAACCTGGTGTTGCGCGCCACCCGGGACGGCAACAGCTACTTCGGCGGCCTGGTCCATGGCCTATGGCGGGGCGGCATCGGGACCACCTGGGAAGCCCGCATCAAGTTCAACTGCCTGGCGCCCGGTATGTGGCCTGCCTGGTGGCTGTCCAACGACGACCCCGGCCGCAGCGGCGAGGTCGACCTGATCGAGTGGTACGGCAACGGCACCTGGCCGTCGGGAACCACCGTCCACGCGAACCCGGACGGCACGGCCTTCGAAACGTGCCCGATCGGTGTCGACGACGGCTGGCACAACTGGCGGGTCACCTGGAATCCGAGCGGCATGTACTTCTGGCTGGACTACGCCGACGGCATGCAGCCGTACTTCACCGTTGCGGCAACCGGTATCGAGAACTTGGACGAGCCCATCCGCGAGTGGCCGTTCAACGACCCCGATTACACGATGTTCCCGGTTCTCAACCTTGCCGTCGGTGGCTCCGGCGGCGGCGATCCGGCGGCCGGCATCTATCCGCAGGAGATGCTCGTCGACTGGGTCCGCGTCTTCTAG